TCCCGCACTCCCCCTTCGGCCGTCACCGCCACCACCATCGTGTCCTCGCTGTTGACGGTGCAGACGCGTGGCGCCGGCTTTACCGATCTCAGCGCCGAAGTCGCAAAATTCGCAGCAGACGCCGGTGCGCGCGACGGTGCGGTGACGCTGTTCATTCGCCACACCTCGGCATCGTTGACGATCCAGGAAAATGCCGATCCGACCGTGCTGGCCGATTTGACGACGGCGCTGAACAGGCTGGCGCCCGAGAACGCCGGATGGCGGCACGACACAGAAGGTTCGGACGACATGCCGGCGCATATCAAGACCATGCTGACCGCGACCTCGCTGCAGGTCCCGGTGCTTCAGGGCGCGCTGGCGCTCGGCACGTGGCAGGCAATCTATCTGGTCGAGCACCGTGCGCGGCCGCATCGGCGCGAGGTCGTGCTGCAGTTCATCGGCAGCGTGGATTAAAGAGAAACGGCCGCGGATTGCTCCGCGGCCGTTTTGTTCGAGGTCACCGGCGACAACGCCGGATAAAAGATCGCGCCGGATCAAGCTCAGGTCTTGGTGATGTCGACGTCCTTGGTCTCGGGCAGGAAGAAGAATCCGACGACCGCCGTGATCGCTGCGAAGATGATCGGATACCAGAGGCCGGCGTAGATATCGCCGGTCGAGGCCACGATCGCGAACGCGGTCGCGGGCAAGAGACCGCCGAACCAGCCGTTGCCGATGTGATAGGGCAGCGACATCGAGGTGTAGCGGATCTTGGTCGGGAACAGTTCGACCAGCATCGCCGCGATCGGCCCGTACACCATGGTGACGAAGATCACCAGGATGAACAGCAGTCCGATAATCGCCGCAACCTGCGGACGGAAGATATCGAACGGGTTCGACATCTTCACGATGCCGGCGTCGCCGGCCTTGGGATAACCCGCGGCTGCGACCGCAGCGGCGACCGCCGGGTTGCCGGCCTTGGCATCCGG
The Bradyrhizobium sp. KBS0727 genome window above contains:
- a CDS encoding secondary thiamine-phosphate synthase enzyme YjbQ — encoded protein: MTAPKSVSRTPPSAVTATTIVSSLLTVQTRGAGFTDLSAEVAKFAADAGARDGAVTLFIRHTSASLTIQENADPTVLADLTTALNRLAPENAGWRHDTEGSDDMPAHIKTMLTATSLQVPVLQGALALGTWQAIYLVEHRARPHRREVVLQFIGSVD